Within the Funiculus sociatus GB2-C1 genome, the region AGAATGCTAGCTCCTGGGTACGAAATCTGAGCCAAACTCAAAAAAACTAGATAAATTCCTGTCATTAGTGCTACTAAGACACCCAGCACTGCTGATAGTCCTAGTTGTTTGCCAATAATAAATTCAGCGCGACTAATTGGCTTAGGAATTAACACCAAGACTGTGCGCTTATCAATTTCTTTGTTGATCAGCCCTGTGCCAACAAATACAGCGACAATTGAACCCAGTACATCAATTGCTGCCAGACCTACATCTAAAAGCATTTTATCTTCTGTTGTTGCCGCAACTTCTGGTAGCAATCGCCACGCTGCTGCCATCACAAGGGCATACAAAACGATGAGATAAAGGACGCGATCGCGTATTACTTCCCGAAACGCCTTGGTAGCGATCGCCAAGGTTCTCTTCAAGCTTCCAATCATTTCTTTAAACACATTGCTTTGCCTTGGTTTTACTGTACTTAAATTCATTGTTATTTTGAATTAATATTTATTTACTACAACGATTTATTATATTTTATTACCCTTGACTTCTGGTTGCTTGATTCTTCTTTAAGGTACTGGCTGGTTGACAGCTAACTTGAGCAATCGCAGTTGCTTGTCCCCTAGTTTCGTTGGATGTCGCCTCAGAATTAGTATCTGCTTGCTCGTAGGTTTGAGTAATCTGACAAGACTTGTTTATGTAAGATACTTCAGGTTGCGATCGCGGCCCTTGCCAAATTGCCAGTAATTGTAAGTTATAGCCTGAGTTAATTGAGGATATTTTAGACGTATATTGCCACCATAAATCTTCCTCAACACTAGGAAGCCCTTTGATCGCTTCCTGTTTAAGGGCATCTATGCGCGGTTGCGGTTGCAGCAGCCATCGTTCCACTTCTGACCAAGGTTTATTATCCAACTCTTGCTTTAAAAGTGGTTCCATAAAGTCTAAAACTATGGCACCTCTAGGAGCTATCGGCTCTGTAGATTCCATTCTAAACATAAAAGCACTTTGGCTAAAGTCATCGGACATTAAGGTGGGATATTGACTCAACCAATTTTGAGCTACAAAATAAAATTGAATCCAGCAGCTAATCAGTATATTGCTGGTAAGCAAAATTAAGTCTCTTTGACGAATTGCTGGTTTAGGCAATGTTAATTTCATGCCTTGATCAAGAAAATCTGGGCCAATAGCAATCAGTGCCGATAATGTAGGCCAGATTATCAAGCCCGCCTCTTGTTCTTCCGGCGTTCGATTGCCAAATACGAAAGTACAGATTAAGGCACCCGTAATCCACGGACTCAGATACAGATTGCCAATTTTTATTTTGTTTTCTGTGCTAGCCCAGCTTGTCCCAGCAATTAAAAATATCCATCCCCAAAAACTAATAAAATCTCGCGCTTCATCGGTTGTCAAAAGAGACATTACCCAAGAAAATGTACTTAGATAAATTAGTGTCTTCCAAGAATAAGCGCGAGAAGGTATGAAAGGCTCGATTAGCGACTGCAAAAATTTAAAAAAATCTTTTATGTCTACTACGATCCAAAACATTGCTAATTTCCTTACACTAAAAGATTAACATCAATCATTTTTGTAGGTTGAAAAATGCCTAAAAACCTAAAAACTTATATAATTTCTGAACGAATCAAAAATATAATAACTAAAATAACACCATAGCTACAGAAAGTTGCTTGAAACATTATATTTGCTAGATTTGGACTTTCTTGGATTTTAACGTTACGATCGGCAATAGTTTTCAACTTCCTTTCTTGGGGTTCAGATGTAGTGGGTTTAGGTGGCTCAATTAAAAATTGAATTAGTTGTAAAAAATTTAATTTTAAGAGATAGTTAGACAGGAAAACAATAAATATTGTTAAAATTAGCTGCGTTGTATATGTTGAAGATTGGTTGATTGTAAAAAAGGTATCAAAAAAAATGTAACTAATTACCTGCGCTCTCAGTTCCACTGGCAGCAAAGGCAAAACATAAAAGAAAATCCACCATCCTACAATACTTGAGAGTAAGTTAATCAACATAGCATAGTCAGCGCTGGTTTGGCGACCGAGGTTAAGATTTTTATGTAGAATGAATGATTCTATAGCGATCGCTACCAGTAAAAAGAGAAATTGAAATAAAATCGTAGGCAGGGGGAAAACATTTGAACCCATAAGACTGTCTCCCTAACTTCTAGTTAACAAAGTTGCAAAAAGTGGAAATCGTTTTTTGTTTGTTGTGTTGGTTTCACTGACACAGGGGAAGAAAAGCACCACCAACGGACTACTTATTCCTAGTGTAGATTTATACGGCGTTGGATACACAACAGCTTAACTCCTGTAACGTCTTGTGCCTTGCTCCTTTTCAATTTAAACTTCTAATCTGCTATCGTTATCAATTTGTGGCAGCTGAGATTTCATGAGAATTATGAACAGAACGGGGATTGGCATTCGCACGGCGCAAGCACGTTCTGAGCGTATTGTTGGGCAGATTCATGTTTATGATGGAGCCGGGAAGGGGAAATCGCAAGCGGCGCTGGGTGTCGTTTTGCGTTCAATTGGGCTAGGTATTAATACAGATTTGGCAACGCGAGTGCTGCTGTTGCGGTTTCTCAAAGGGCCGGGACGCGCCTATGATGAAGATGGCGCGATCGCAGCTTTACAGCAAGGTTTCCCGCACCTGATTGACCAGGTTCGCACGGGACGAGCAGAATTTTTTACCAAAGAGGAAATTACGCGCTTTGACAGACAGGAGGCGGAACGCGGCTGGGATGTGGCAAAAGGCGCTCTAGCATCTGACCTCTATTCTGTCCTGGTTCTGGACGAACTGAACCCGGTTCTAGACTTAGGTTTGCTGAATGTTGATGAAGTCGTGCAGACTCTCAAGCATAAACCCCAAGAGTTAGAAATCATTGTCACAGGTAGAGCCGCGCCGCAACAACTGCTAGATATTGCCGATTTGCACTCGGAAATGAAGCCTCACAAACACCCTGCATCTGAGGAAAATTCGATTTCTGGAATTGAAATCTACACGGGTGCTGGTAAAGGGAAGTCTACCAGTGCGCTAGGCAAAGCGTTGCAGGGAATTGGACGCGGGATTAGTCAGGATACTTCGCACCGAGTCCTGATTATGCAGTGGCTCAAGGGTGGTACTGGCTATACTGAGGATGCCGCGATCGCTGCTTTGCGACAATCATATCCGAACCTGGTAGATCATCAGCGCTGCGGGCGGGATGCAATTGTCTGGCGGGGACAACAGCAAGAGCTAGACTATGTGGAAGCAGAACGAGGCTGGGATATTGCCCGGACTGCGATCGCGTCTGGTTTGTACAAGACTATCATCCTCGACGAACTCAATCCCACAGTTGACTTAGAATTATTGCCGCAACAGCCGATAGTAGAAGCTTTGTTACGCAAACCCCGCGACACAGAAGTGATCATCACCGGACGTTGTTTGAATACACCAGCTTATTTTGATCTGGCCAGCGTCCACTCGGAAATGATTTGCCACAAGCATTATGCTGACAGAGGCGTTGACTTAAAGCGAGGAGTAGATTTTTAGGCTTTCAGTTAAGTTAAACTGTCTTCACATCTTTGTAAGACATCTTGCCTGTCATCTTCATGCAAACTTGCCTTTGCTGCCAAACTTGCTCTAGTCGTTCTAAACCTTCTTCAGTGTACCGCTTGGCTTCTTTTTGAATAGCTGACCACATGACTGCCAGTGCTTCCAAATTAGGACAACAGCGCAGCAAGTCGCAGCAAGCGGTTATCCACTGTTCCAAGGTGCGATAGCTGACGAAGTAGCCGCCTCTACCTTCGATATGTACCCAGAGGACGTGTTGCCACTTTTCCCAATTTAGGATGCGTCTGGAGTCAATGTTGAGGTGTTTGGCAAGTTGTCTCAGGGTGATGACAAAAGTTTGCGGGTTGATGCGGCTACGAAGCAGGGACATGGCAATTTTGCGGTTCAGACGCACTGTTTCCTATTAGTTACCATCTATCTTACACTAATCGTATCCAAAAGGAAACATTTACTAGAGCGTGAACCTCTGAGACGATCAAAGTTATGGGAAAAGCAGGCAAAGCACTTAGAAAGGTATTGGATACCCATAACATCAGCCAAAATCGTCTGGCAATGACAATGGGGATTCGGCGATCAAATGTAAGCCGCTGGGTGAGTGAAGTGAGAGATCCCGTGGCTGAGACGATGCTTGAGATTTGGAAGGCGCTTCAGAAGATCGATCTGGTCGCTGCGGAGGAGTTTATCAGGCTGTATTTGGATGACTCTGCTGAGGATGAGGCGCAGTCTTAATCTTAATTTCACCTAGATACACTCGCTTCCTAGTTCCTGGTTCCAATTATCTAATTCAATTTTTTCAATAATAGGACTTACCCACTGGAAGGAAATCAATTTCCTGGCCCAAAGCCTAAGTCAGTTTCAACTGACTAAAAAACCTCAAACAAACCCATTTCAATGGGTTTAAGCTTTGAGCCGGAACTTTAGTTCACGGCAACTGCATAAGTCCTGAATAAATTTGAGGAAACAGAATTTCTAAGGCTACCGTCCTAATAATTACCGGATATAGGTAAACGCGAGCGGAATTTATCAGTTAAATAGTTGGGGATTGTTCAAATTCACAGAAATTGTTGAATAACTAAACAGTCCTTGAAAAAAAAGCGCGATTTTTTGCCGTTTGTGTAAGCCCTATATAGTCTTTCAAGAAAATCCATGAAAAACATTGTTTCTCGATATTCTCTATTGTTTGTCCTAGGAGTTGTAGCCTTCGTGCCACTAGGCGACATACTCTCCCCAGGTAGCAGTCAAGCAGTTCCTAGCGTTGCTCCAGAAGTTTCCTTGAAGCAGCTTTCCCCATCAGTCAGCCAAAAGCAAGTTCCATCTAAACGCCGTGCAAGTACACAGCGGTACACTAATTCTACCTATGGTGTTACTTTTAGCTACCCCAGCAATTGGCAACCTACTCCGGGCTATGAAAACCGAGAACGCTTCAGTGGTGCTGATGGATTTTTCCACGTAACGGGGCTGTTGACACCGCCGCCGTCAACTATACAGGATGTTTGTAATAATGAAGCACGGAATCATAGACTAATTCCCTATGGTACTCGTCCCCAGGTGCAGCAGTTGCAAATCCAGGGTCGTCCAGCGTGTTTAATTTTGCCTTCGGCTGACCAAGACAAGGCACTGGAAAGAATGGCAACGCTCATTGTCCGCTATCCGAATTCGATTCGCCTGAACGGGACAGACGACAGTTACTTTATGTTGCATGCCGACAAGGAACACATTCGCCAGATTACTAACAGACTAAGATTCACAATGCCAAGGTGATAGTACAGCCGTAAAAAGCTGATTTCAGTGAGCGTGTTTATTTAGATAGCAGTTACAAAAGTTATTCGATTTAAGTGGTAAGTACCTGTGCAGAATAAATTACACAACCTGGCGTTGCTACATAAGGCTTTGAATAGCATTTAATGTGTAATTTATTTTGCATATCCACTTATACTTGTCTAGCAAAAAGAATGCGATCGCGCTTTAACTTCAGTTAATTAACCAGAGTTGCACTTTCGCTCAAAACAAACTCAGCGTGTGAGGACAGAGGCGGAGATTCCGATGCTGCAATTTCTTTAAGAACCTGATAGACAACATCCCGATTTTTGGAGTTAGTTGAATGCAAAATCTCTTTATATAAAGCACAAGACGAATCATCATTTAGAATTCCGTAATGAAGAGTTTTTGTCCACTCTGGCGCACGGAGAATTAGCTCAGGAATAACATCAATAAGTGTTTGAAACTGTTCCTTTGCATCAAAAGACTCCAGAAAATGGATTAGGCCATACATAACCTCGTGATGCTCGCACTCATCGTCTAAAACTAGATGCAATTCTGGCAAATATTCATTTTTCGGATGCTTGGCAAGTTGAGCCATAGCTTCATCAAAAGCTACGACCTCGGCACGCGATCGCATAAATCTATTAGCTTTCATAATTTCAATCAAGTTATTATCGCTCATCTTATATTCCTCACTTTATTAAAAGTACCTATCCAAGTTAATTTATTTTGATTGATGACCTGCTGTAAGCTACGCCGAATATCAGGCGTATAAAGTCCTTGTTGGCGATAAATCGATCGTACATCCCACACTTCACGAGCAAGAGCCTGTCTTGGAGAAAGGCTCAAGTCGGGAGACGATCCATAAGATAAAGTCTGGCGATGACGACCACCTGCTCCCGGATACGGCTGCTCCATCCATATCGAAATCCCCTTATTTCTGGTATAACCAGACACTTTTGCTTTCATAAACGCATCGGCCGGAATGTGATGCGCTGTGAGGTTATCATCTCTACGTCTCGCCTTGTTTAATTCACCATAAGTTGCAACAGCACCCTCACCAGGAACCAGTTTAGCCATCTGACCAGTTACTTTTTCTGCATCACCAACAGTATCACTAATGTTTCTAGTGATGCTTGGTCGGAAGGGTGCGATCGCGTTTATCTGGTGAAGTGGGGGAGAATGCGATCGCGTCTAATATCCGAATATCAGTTTGTAATTCTGGTGTGTCAAGAGGCAATTCATGGCTCAAATTACTGATAGTGATTCCTCACAAATCTTCTTGATATAAGCCTTATTTTTCATTACTAAACTTATATGGTAAGCCTGGAATCCATAGTGGTTTATCTTTTGCCCTTATAATTATGTCTTTGGACTCAATCTTTTTTGATGTCGTTATCTTTTTTTCTCGAACAACTTTTACTTCTTTTTCTAGTTTTAGTTGATGCAACACATCAAAATAGTGTTCTATAGTAGCTGGATTTTCTTGGATTGTCTTTAGTCGAAGTTGTTCAAAGGATATCCCATCTTCATTTTGAGCTAAAATTTTCATAAATTGTTCTCTCAATTTATTCATACAAGTTTCTATATTAGCTTCTTTAATATTATATGTACTTAAGTTTTTATCAAAGTAATCCAATTCCCGGAAACCCAAACCGTAAACTCCATAGTGATATTGGTATTCTAAATTGTTATATTTAACAAGGGTTTTTTTCATAACCTCCAATGCTGTTGGATTACTGGATAGATGAATTAAGTAATACAAAACATTCTTGAGACTATTCATGATTGCGAAAGTCCACGCATATTCTACATCACCTTCTTTCCTGTATAACAATAATCCTTGATTTCTTAAATAGCCTTGTTTTGTAAGGAAATCACTTTGATCCGCTAAATCTTTGTAGTATTCATCTACTTCAAAATCTTGAAAAGTCTTTTTATGTATTCTATCTTTTCTAGACAATATTCTTACTAGACCTGAAAGCATATGTGTAAAAAGTACTTCTGACCTACCTATTGAAATTATTGGTTTTACAATCTCTGGAGTAACATCTAATCCAAAAGGATCTAAAAAAAAGAAAGAGTATCCTCTTCTTAATTTCACTTTATCAATACATCTGTCTAGCTCTTTCTCAAATTCATTAGTAATAATTTTGCATTTGCCAGAGTATAAATATTCCTCTAAACCTGCTTTCTTAATTTGTAATTCTAAACAAGATGTATGTTCCTTGTTGTTATCTATAAATATATATTCTGCATCCAATTGATGCCAAGGCTTTCTTTGTTGAACATTTTTTAATCCTTCCTCAACCATCCTGATCATTCTAATAGCAGAGCCTTCCCAGAGTTGCTCGCCATCTTTGTACATACCTCCACCACAAAAACCGTCTACTAATGTGACTTTTTTTACCCCGTGTCTCCCATGTCCGCAAAGAACTTCTATCCAGTTTTTGACATATTCTTGTAGAACCAAATGTTTGGTTTTAGCATACAGTGGTATGGTAGGCAGTTCGCTTCCATCAGCACTCCATTCATATTTCTTTTTATTACTCATTTAATTTACCTATCCAATAAATAACAAACGATTCGTTTTCAAGTTGGTCAACAGCTCAATTTAGTAGGCTATAGAAATTTTATTATGTAATATTTAATATTTTGGACGATATAAACTATAATGATACTAATATAATTTTTGTTTGTTAACAACTCAATTTTGGTTGAGTTATATAAATTCACATTTTTGTAAAGGCTAAAGGCATAATTAATTGCATTAATTACCACAGTTGCTATATCCCACATCACTAACTCCAGTTTACGTAATATGTCTATTGTCAAAGGAACAGAAAAGATAGCTAATCCACTTCAGCAAAGTGCGCTTAACAAAAAAGGGCTGTGTGACTATGTAATTAATGTAGCATCAGGTTGTTTACATGGATGCACTTTTTGTTATGTACCTTCAACTCCCGCAATTAGGACTAGGCAAGCAGAGCTGCGGGAAAAAGGAGTAAGCGATCCTCAGATGGACTGGGGACAGTATCTTTTTGTTCGTGAAGAGATACCTGAGCAACTAGAGAAAACCCTCAGTCGTAAGAAGTCTTGGCATGAGACACGAGAAGGTAGAGGTGTGGTTCTACTCTGTTCAGGCACAGATCCATATCAAAACAAGCAGACTGCAAATGTAACTCGTGGTGCTGTTCAGGCTCTATTGAGACATAACAAACGAGTCAGAATTCTAACTCGTAGTCCGTTGTGGGTAAATGACCTCGACATTCTCAAACATCCCAACGTGATTGTTGGGATGAGCCTCCCATACCTGGATGATGAACTTAGTCGCCAAATTGAACCTCAAGCACCTCCGCCTTCTGAACGCTATAAAGCTTTACTCAAAGGTCATCAAGCTGGGTGTCGGTTGTATGTTGCAGTTGCTCCTACTCCTCCCAAAATGGCTTTAGATGATTTTAAAAGATATTTTGAAAAAATCATGCAATTTGAGCCAGAAGTTATCTTTTGGGAACCCATCAATGCTCGTGGAACTAATGGAAAACGGATGGTAGCAGCAGGTTTAGAATTTGCCAATTCAATTATGACTAAAAACTCATGGGCGGAACGCTTCAAAACCCAATGGGAAGAAATTGAGGCAGCTGCCAAAGATATAGGGTGTATTGATCGGCTTCATATTTGGCCCGATCCAGAGTTGAGAGGGTATGTTGAGGACTCAAAGCTGGATAGTTGGTTATATAAGCCAACAGTGGAAAAGTGGGACAACTTGACAACCTCAAAGCCCAAGGCAAAATCCACTACTGCTAGTCGTAAGAAGTCACAAACAACTCTTGCTCCCAGCCATTCAGGATAATTAGTGGATGGCTTAAAGGGGCGTTGACCCTGATGAATTGCTCAAATCGAGTCACAATAGTTAACATACTTGCCCAGAGCATCCTAAAATCAGAGATTGCCCCTAGAAGTTCCTAATCATGTCCTTAGAAGATATCCGCGCTACGCGGTTAGAGAAAGTCGAACAACTCAAGCAGTTAGGGCTGAATCCCTACGCTTACAAGTGGGAAACTACCCACCATGCAGCTCAATTGCAGGAAAAATACGCAGATTTGTCCAGCGGCGAAGAAGTTGACGTAGAAGTAGCCGTTGCTGGGCGCATCATGGCGCGGCGCGTGTTCGGTAAGCTTGCTTTCTTTGCCTTGCAAGACGAAACTGGCACAATTCAGCTGTACCTGGAGAAGAAAAGAATCGAAGAAGGGATGGCGGATGTCCCAGATGCTTTTAACACAGTCAAGCAGCTGACAGATATGGGGGATATTCTGGGAGCCAAGGGGACAATTAAACGCACGGAAAAGGGCGAATTATCTGTCTACGTTAAAGAGTACGCGATACTTACCAAGTCTCTGTTGCCTTTACCGGATCAGTGGCACGGACTTACGGATGTGGAGAAGCGGTATCGTCAGCGTTATGTGGATTTGATCGTAAATCCGGAGGTGCGGGAAACTTTCCGCCGTCGCGCTAAGATTACGGCTGGGATTCGTCGGTATTTGGATGAGTTGGGTTTCATTGAAATTGAAACGCCAGTGTTGCAGAGTGAAGCTGGCGGTGCTGATGCGCGTCCTTTCATCACCTATCACAATACCCTGGATATGGAGTTGTATCTGCGGATTGCCACAGAACTCCATCTGAAGCGGCTGATTGTAGGTGGGTTTGAGAAGGTGTTTGAGTTGGGGCGGATTTTTCGGAATGAGGGGGTTTCGACTCGCCACAATCCGGAATTTACGACGATTGAGGTTTACCAAGCTTACGCCGATTATCACGATATGATGGCGCTGACGGAGGGGATTATTACCACCGTTGCTCAAGAGGTGCTGAATACGCTGGAAATTACCTACCAGGGTGAGGCGATTGACTTCACACCACCTTGGCGTAGGGTGACAATGCACGACTTGGTTCAGGAAAAGACAGGGTTAGATTTTAACTCTTTTCAATCTCTGGAGGAGGCAAAAGCAGCAGCTACTCAGGCAGGGATTGAGAATGTGCAAGAATGCGAATCTATTGGGAAACTTCTCAACGAAGCTTTTGAGCAAAAGTGCGAAGCTAATTTGATTCAGCCGACTTTTGTGCTAGATTTTCCTGTAGAAATTTCGCCCCTGGCTAAGCCACATCGCTCTAAGCCTGGTTTGGTGGAACGGTTTGAGTTGTTTATCGTAGGACGAGAGACGGCGAATAGTTTCTCGGAGTTGACAGATCCAATCGATCAGCGCGAACGTTTGGAGGCGCAAGCGGCGCGGAAGGCGGCGGGAGACTTGGAAGCGCAAGGCGTGGATGAGGATTTCCTAACGGCGTTGGAGTATGGAATGCCGCCTACGGGTGGTTTAGGGATTGGAATTGACCGCTTGGTGATGGTGCTGACAGATTGTGCGAGTATTCGGGATGCGATCGCATTCCCTCTCCTGAAGTCAAACAGCAGCTTTATTAAAGCCTTTGACTATCACTCAGAAACTAAAACACTCCGCCTCGAATTCGACAATGGAAGTATCTACAACTATCACGATGTACCTGATAGCGTCTATCAAGCTTTAAAGAGCGCACCGTCAATTGGTCAATACTACAACTCCTTTATTAAGGAAAAATACGGCTTTGACCATGTGAAGTGAGCCACAAGCCCTGTCACCCCACCCTAAGAACGGGGTGGGGTGACGAAAAATTATGGATAATGGAACGTCAAAATAATTAATTCGACACTTCCGCCATTTCAATCACGCGACCTTCGAGATCCTTCACCAAGAAATTCAGTGGCTTGTCGCGGCGAATTTTGTGCTTGACACCGCGAATTTGTACTCGCAGCAGCACCATCTCTAAACAGTCGTGGTCAAAACATACGTGGCGTTGCTGATTTTTTCTGCCCAAACTTGCGCCAGAGATGATGTGTAGCTGAGTATTCTTTTTCAGCTGATACCACAAACCATCGTTACCGCTAAACTTTTGGGTAGCGGTGCCTCCCAAAGTCGGTGAGAGGTAAAGAGGATCGATGGCGGTAGCGCCCAGGGTTTGCTCGTAGTTGTAGTAATAGTGCAGTGGCACTTCTGCTACGGGCAAATCTAGCAAGCCTTCGTACAACTCTCGCGCCATATCTAAGTCGGACACCATGATGGTGTGGACTTTCGGGGCGCTAGTGAGGAACATCCACATGGCACCCGCGTAGGCTACCAATAGCATCACCATAATGCCTTGTGTGGACAAAAGACCGTCTAGAGGCAATTCCGGAAAGAAAGACCCTAAATAAAAGATGTTCAGCACAGAAGGAATAATACTAACCGCTAGAATCATGAACTTACGAGGCGCTTGCCAACCCAATGAGAGTTCACAAAATTGCTGTTACTGTTCTGCACAGTGTAAATTTTTGAGAACTCAGAGGATACTCTTTTAGGGTAGCTTATTGTATCAAAATTTCAATCCCTAATAGGGATTTAGACCGCTGTCCGGGCAAAATTATACTTGAATTTAGGTATAAGGTCTAAAATAAACCAGCAATACTTAAAAAAGGGCAAATAGCGCTCGCTTGTCTACTCGTGTGTTGGCAGATGCGATCCTGAAGCGATCGCATCTGCCAACACATCAGGATATATTAGAATCGTCGGTGCCGATTTCACACTCCTGGCAACTAAGCTCTCTTATTGTGCAGATTCCTCATTTTCCGGAAAGCAATCATCCGATTGTCAAATCGCTGTTTCATTACAGCGATCAGGAATTACTCACCTTGTTTCAGCGTCATCCTGAACAGGGACGCTTTTTCACCGCGATTTTCTGTCGCTACAGTTCGATTGTATATACGTTGATTCAGCATTTAGCGCGATCGCCTGTACAGGCAGATTATCTATTTGCCCTCACCTGGCGGCACATTTACTTTGAGCTAGGCGGTTTGGATTTGCGCGACGTTACCGGGACTGGGTTGCTAACTTTCCAGAACTGGCTAATTAATATCACGGCTGTTTGTATCAACCAGGCAGAATTGCCGCCTGTAGAAGCAATTCATTACAACCTACAAGCTGCTTCTCCACCGCTGTGGTGTTATGTAGAACAAGCTTTAGAGCGATTTCCGCCGATGCTGAGGTTGATGGTTTTGATGGCGCAGACTTTCAACTGGAGCGATACGCGAATTGCTGCTTATTTACAGGCGGAAGGAGAGGCAATTTCTCCGGCGGCGGTGCGAATCAAGCTAACTGAAGGTTATCAACTATTAGAAGCATCATTACCAGAAGATATTCGCGCAATTTATCTGTCGGGGGATAGACAAGCAAGCAAAGGCGAGAGGAGCTACCAGGTATGAGTTATAGGGAGCGGGGATGGTTATCGGCAGTCAGCTTGGGGTTAAAACCCCAGCCTAATAGAGCAATTCGGTTAAAACAGACATCTTGCACCAATAAGCCTTGGCGATTAGAAATCGCAGCTATACAAACCAAGTCCGCGCAGCCGGACTTAAGACAAGTCGAAGGTTTTGAAGCCCATGCAGGCAGGTTTTATCTGTCTAGACGCGGTTTCAACCGCCCAGTTGAGAATGCTGCAAGATATCAGTTAAAACCGACTAAAAATTTCTTAAAGTCAATCCGTTTTAACAAACTTAACCTATTAGCCTCAGAATCTATTCTGAGGCAGAATGGCAACGAAGAGGAGGATTTGCCATCTGTGGGTAAGGGACTAGGGAAAGATGGGTTAATTAAAACTGAAAGCCGGAATTTATTACTTGTTAGTTTTTACTTGTTACTTGTTGCTTTCTTTTTCAGCGCCCCTAAAGCTGCCAAAGCTGTCAGTATTGACCAACAACTCACCATTCCCTTAAACAACGGCACTCAAACCACTGACAGGGAAGATGCTGACGCACTGCTCCGACTGGGGGGACAGGAGGAGCAGAAAGGCAATTTGGAAAAAGCCATTCCCTACTGGTTACAGGCTTTAGAACTTTATCAGAGAATTGGCGACAAGGAGGCAATCGGTCTTACATACGATTTTCTCGGCATCACCTATGGTAAATTAGGGCGCTACATCGAAGCAGAAGATGCTCTCAGAAGACGCTTGGCGGTTGCTCGTGACAGGCAAGATTTCCAAGGTCAAATTTATGGTTTAAATAATTTGGGGACGGTGCTGCTGCAACGAAGTGCCGTAGATGCTGCTATAGTCAGCTTTTCAGAAGCGGCAAGAATTGCCCAAAGCATCAAAAGCCTACCTGGTGAAGGGCTATCGCTGAGTAATCTTGGTTTGGCAACAGCTAGTGCTGGAGATTATTATCAGGCGATTAAACGTTACGAAGAAGCTTTAATTTTCCGGCGGCGGGGTGACGATCCGCTAGGCGAGGCAAATACACAAAATAATT harbors:
- the lysS gene encoding lysine--tRNA ligase, with amino-acid sequence MSLEDIRATRLEKVEQLKQLGLNPYAYKWETTHHAAQLQEKYADLSSGEEVDVEVAVAGRIMARRVFGKLAFFALQDETGTIQLYLEKKRIEEGMADVPDAFNTVKQLTDMGDILGAKGTIKRTEKGELSVYVKEYAILTKSLLPLPDQWHGLTDVEKRYRQRYVDLIVNPEVRETFRRRAKITAGIRRYLDELGFIEIETPVLQSEAGGADARPFITYHNTLDMELYLRIATELHLKRLIVGGFEKVFELGRIFRNEGVSTRHNPEFTTIEVYQAYADYHDMMALTEGIITTVAQEVLNTLEITYQGEAIDFTPPWRRVTMHDLVQEKTGLDFNSFQSLEEAKAAATQAGIENVQECESIGKLLNEAFEQKCEANLIQPTFVLDFPVEISPLAKPHRSKPGLVERFELFIVGRETANSFSELTDPIDQRERLEAQAARKAAGDLEAQGVDEDFLTALEYGMPPTGGLGIGIDRLVMVLTDCASIRDAIAFPLLKSNSSFIKAFDYHSETKTLRLEFDNGSIYNYHDVPDSVYQALKSAPSIGQYYNSFIKEKYGFDHVK
- a CDS encoding SPL family radical SAM protein, whose amino-acid sequence is MSIVKGTEKIANPLQQSALNKKGLCDYVINVASGCLHGCTFCYVPSTPAIRTRQAELREKGVSDPQMDWGQYLFVREEIPEQLEKTLSRKKSWHETREGRGVVLLCSGTDPYQNKQTANVTRGAVQALLRHNKRVRILTRSPLWVNDLDILKHPNVIVGMSLPYLDDELSRQIEPQAPPPSERYKALLKGHQAGCRLYVAVAPTPPKMALDDFKRYFEKIMQFEPEVIFWEPINARGTNGKRMVAAGLEFANSIMTKNSWAERFKTQWEEIEAAAKDIGCIDRLHIWPDPELRGYVEDSKLDSWLYKPTVEKWDNLTTSKPKAKSTTASRKKSQTTLAPSHSG
- a CDS encoding glyoxalase-like domain protein, which encodes MILAVSIIPSVLNIFYLGSFFPELPLDGLLSTQGIMVMLLVAYAGAMWMFLTSAPKVHTIMVSDLDMARELYEGLLDLPVAEVPLHYYYNYEQTLGATAIDPLYLSPTLGGTATQKFSGNDGLWYQLKKNTQLHIISGASLGRKNQQRHVCFDHDCLEMVLLRVQIRGVKHKIRRDKPLNFLVKDLEGRVIEMAEVSN
- a CDS encoding tetratricopeptide repeat protein → MSYRERGWLSAVSLGLKPQPNRAIRLKQTSCTNKPWRLEIAAIQTKSAQPDLRQVEGFEAHAGRFYLSRRGFNRPVENAARYQLKPTKNFLKSIRFNKLNLLASESILRQNGNEEEDLPSVGKGLGKDGLIKTESRNLLLVSFYLLLVAFFFSAPKAAKAVSIDQQLTIPLNNGTQTTDREDADALLRLGGQEEQKGNLEKAIPYWLQALELYQRIGDKEAIGLTYDFLGITYGKLGRYIEAEDALRRRLAVARDRQDFQGQIYGLNNLGTVLLQRSAVDAAIVSFSEAARIAQSIKSLPGEGLSLSNLGLATASAGDYYQAIKRYEEALIFRRRGDDPLGEANTQNNLGDAYLATEKYRDSLLAYRAAQRLGRQTRDRSTQIRAIDGQVAIYSRLRQYPVAFELLDQRLTLAQESQNLRQELRTLALLAQLYQASGNNPTAQTFYERAIILARSLGDQQQEAFLINDLAQIRFTRAK
- a CDS encoding sigma-70 family RNA polymerase sigma factor; this encodes MQIPHFPESNHPIVKSLFHYSDQELLTLFQRHPEQGRFFTAIFCRYSSIVYTLIQHLARSPVQADYLFALTWRHIYFELGGLDLRDVTGTGLLTFQNWLINITAVCINQAELPPVEAIHYNLQAASPPLWCYVEQALERFPPMLRLMVLMAQTFNWSDTRIAAYLQAEGEAISPAAVRIKLTEGYQLLEASLPEDIRAIYLSGDRQASKGERSYQV